CAATTCTTGTACATAGTATAAATACgacaatattttggtattctttgtagcccattctcctagaacctgatgtaccaaaaggtTTGAGTCaccaattaccagcaattcctgaatgttcatgtcaatggccaacttgagtcccaagatgcaagcctcatattctgctaTATTGTTCGTACATGAAAACCTGAGCTTTgcggatactggatagtgttgacctATCTCTGATACTAAAACTGCTCTtgtacctactcctttgaagtttgcagctccatCGAAAAAAATTCTCCAACCGTCATAggtttcggtgatatcttctcctacgaatgatacctcttcatcgggaaaatacgttttcagtggttcgtattctccacccACATGATTATCTGCTAGATGATCCGCCAACGCTTGTCCCTTgaccgccttctgagttacatagataatgtcgaactcactcaataGTATCTGCCATTTTACCAATTTTTcggtaggcatgggtttctggaagatgtattttaacgGATCCATTATTGATATAAGATATGTGGTGTAGGGACAGAAGTAGTGCCCCAACTTCTAAGttatccatgtcaaagcgcagcaggtgcactccagcaaagaataccgtgctttgtagggtgtgaacttcttgcttagatagtatatggcctgttcctttcttcccgtctcgtcatgttgtcccaagacacagccaaaagccccatctagtacagataaatagagtagcagaggtcttccaggttctggtgggaccagaacaggtggtttggataaatattccctaatcttgtcaaaggctttctggcattcttcagtccaacttgttgcaatgtctttctttaacattttgaaaatcggttcacaaatcacagttgattgtgctatgaaacagctgatgtaattgagacgccccaagaaactcatcacatctttcttgtttttcggaggtggcaaatcttggatagccttgacctttggcgggtctagctcaattcctcggcggctgacgatgaaccctaataactttccagcagggactccgaaggaaCATTTTGCGGGATTTAGTTTTAGGTTGTATCTTCGAAGTCGATCgaagaatttcctcaaatctgctatatgatctgtgcttttcttggatttgatgatgatgtcatctacgtacacctctatctcttatcatgtcgtgaaaaatggttgtcatggccctcatataggtggctccagcattctttaggccaaacgacatcattttgtaacaatatactccccatggtgtaataaaggatgtcttttcggcatcctcttcatccatccagatctgatgatatctcgtgaagcaatccacaaaggattggagttcatgcttggcaccgttgtcaatcagtatgtgtatattgggcaaagggaaatcatctttgggacttgctctgtttaaatcccgatagtcgacacacactctgaccttcccatctttctttggaaccggcacaatgttgccaaccaggtcggatattcaaccactctgagaaccttagctttgatcagcttggtgacttcctcttttattttcaagCTCATATCtagcttgaactttctgagcttttgCTTTACAAgcggacacatagggttggtaggtagtttatgatccactatggacgtgctcaaacctgtcatatcatcataggaccatgcaaaaatatcctcacactCCTCCAAGAACCGGATGTATTTTTCCTTCTCTAACGGTGATAAGTGAATGCTTACAcgcgtttccttgactgtttcggagtctcccaaattaatTGTTtcggtctcatccaaattggacttaggcttgttttcaaagtttttcacttctctgacaatttcctcgggtattatatcctctttcagatcctctgaatcattatccttatgttgtgttgtctcattacatgtcacagtcgtaggttcatcgggataggtaataataatgctgtagagaaaaaatgtaaagaataataataaatactaaaaataacaatgcattaaataaatcttgaaaacatcaaacaagtacggctcgatgacccgagcaattatttcaaaacaaaatacattgagaacaaaatattgaaaatgtcttagatgctcataaattgctttcaaaataaatgatgctaattgccaagCTACCTAGGAACTCGAcaggcccttgatggtgcagcagtccagttcttgagaataacTTCCTTCTCCACGGTCTAAAaaatgaggccttcctcctcctcctcctcctcaactatcgcactacaatccatgtcttcatcatccagaaacagattTCTTATACCAGCTAGAACTTCATTTTCTTTGGACTCCCATACCATGTCACCAAgatgaaatgactggctcaaatgtggtacaagttgctctagagggtaataaggaccacgccatggtggcgaccaattctgatactcgtgccaggtgtattcgtACCCAATCCCAAAAGTTGTGCcatgacgctttagctgtatcggtttggtgatcccctggagattcttaccgagacccttgtcaggttcataccctgtccatgctaatatgccttctatcttactgctccaccattttccattttcaattgcgttgacgtgCTCGATGCGATGgcatgtttctccacccaacttccttctattctcaatgaccggaacagtttgattggtgtaaatgggattacttccatccccatggatgatcacttcttgatggttccactcaaacttcacgacctgatgcAGAGTAGAAGCTACGACCCCAGCAGCATGTATTAAAGGTCATCCCaataataggttgtaggtagtagatatgtccaacacctgaaactcaacatcaaaccaggtcggtcccatctgtaggctgaggttggttttcccaattgtggccctttgagacctaTCAAATGCTtacacattcatacttcctgctcgtatctcgtgcaggcctttacccaatatttttagagtagttagtggacatatgttgagactcgaactcccatctatcaggactctggcaatgaacttgtcttcaaactgcactgtgatatgcagtgccctattatgacttagtccttctggtggcagctcgtcttcatgaaaagtgatcttgtggctttccaacacttgccctactatattggccatctctccactggtgatgTTGTTGGGTACGTAGGCTTCATTTAACACCTTCATCggggcattcctatgtgcctcggagttttgcagcagtgattTTCAAGACCGTTCAAACAAAAATATTCTTTCGCATATTCTACCATAAAGTTGTTAATCCTGAGTCAACTTTCATTGTTTTACTCTTTGATATCGAAATATTTTCGTTTGACAAAATATAACCTTTTGTGCTTCATTAATTAAAATGCCTACATTCTTCAAAGCTTTCCACCTCTCACATATTTTGTCTACCTTCTTGTGCATGTTTAATTACATATTTCGTTTCGAGTTTTTTGTTTTACTGTAAATAAACATCCTTTTTtacttatcaaaataattcttgcaCTCTACTCATTATACACTCAAACTATTCAAAGGTGATTATTTTCCGTCGGGTGTATAAAttctaccagttctggtcatgccttgcgctgcacctgtttcttccatttttgctttttcttttcttcatgcttctgcaacataatcctatggtataacattagacttataagacggcgtaggtgctaccatcacggtgaagggcgttgttacttcaacctcaaatggAGTGGGtacagctacctcaacttcaattggtgcctaagtatgtaccatgataggtgggagagtgactggagatgttttagaaTTATCCCCTtcccgaatgagtccaattgtcccctctgagtcccattcttcatcggtctctatcatgtttactCCTCCACCCCTGTGATttaggagaggattgttacggacattgggtgaagcctcctttgcctgtatgacttcggtgccaattaatgtctgaatcttatccttcaaaatatgacactcatcaatagtatgacctttcatgcctgagcgataggcacatgtcttatttggattaatccactgggaagagttttccatagcaacagtGAGAATGAGAGTGATATAACAagcaaccttcagtctctcgtacagttggtctataggtttagcaattggggtgtattgtctgggtggtctgcggtcgaaatttggtctaggtttttggtagttttggcgggctggtggtgagtggtagtatgttgGCTAggtgttataagtatggtaagtggcggtaggttgttggtatctgggaggtgaaggctgatatgtgggtgggagtgtttggtatgtaagaggagattttggaccttgggctaccatcaccgcACCTACCTCTTTCTTCTTGGAGACACCTCCTGACCGTAAGGCTTTATTTCTTTCAAGTgtattcttttaattaaaattCGTTTTAATCAATTTTCCAATACTCCACTCATTACTACATACtctttaaattttattaaatcatcaaaaaatataatttttatatatattgttCTCACTCTTTGTGTGTAATCTACTACATAGATGTTTGTATTTTATCATGTGACACTCGTGTTTAATTACTCTTCTTTCGAACTACTTTCACATTTCCTGTAAATATTAAATCAATTGTTCTTGAACCAATCCCTCTCTTATTTTATCGAGTCCACCGGAACCATATTTTGTAGATcttgagggatgcctaacaccttctcctcgagatAACTTTAACCCTTACTCAGAATTCAATAATTTCGTAGACCATAGTTGAAGTGTACATTATGTAGTGTAATATAGGTGTCCTAGTGTACCTTAAATATTAGGTATAAAATATCATTAACATGCTTCATATCACATTCATACTAACAAGGTAAGAAAACACGATTTTCAATAAGATTATCAACTAACTAAATAGATAACTACACATGAGAAAACTATAAACAAAGTTCAATTATTGAAATAAAGTTTGAGATACATTGATCTTCCTTAGGTCAGCAAACCAGACTCAGCTTTAGCCGTTAGGGATTAGTATTCAAAGTCAGCCTCAAGAACAGTTAGCCTCGACCAGTTTGAAAGGGAGAAAAGAAAACTTGTAAGTAATAGGCAGAGATTTTTAAAGCTTTAGTGTAGTTGCATTTAATTTTACTAATTCGATGTTAGGTGAAGGCATTAAAGCTGGTATTTATAGCCAAAGATTGGGGCttttagggtttgagttttgaacTCTCAAATTCAAAAGATGATAGGAGACAAGGAATATTAATGAACATTGATGAAAAAGACTCATGATGATATCAAAGGAAAGAATGATAAATTAGAGGGGGGAAATGGAGTAAAGATTTACCCTCTAAAGGGGACGAACAAATTAGTCGTTAAACCTGGTGAACCTTCGGACAAAGCCTTTACCAGGAGCAGcattttaaaaggcatttttggGGCGAGCCCTGAGGAGAGGCGCACCAAAAATGCCCCTGAggtgatggtgtggggcgaaactctcaagaggcgtatgcccagcaatttggggcgtacgcccgggcgtttgaGGCGCGTTTTTGTAGTGAGATGTAAGCCCTAGagacgttttcaaattaaaataaaatttgttaaataagtccttcatataatacccaaattctcaaaagtcaccttataattactcaaaagttttaaaaatgaacTGGAATGTatcaaatttaaaagtcaagacctttttatttattaaagccctaatttatggtctttcccaattctttatcttgttctCTAGTGtactaatatctcccaaaacaacgaatattcaatttgtttttataaatagaaagagaactccattctcgTTCATAGTAGCAAGTTCAAATAGTCATCCTATctgttcctccatgtagaaacTTTATTcctttcgactcaagttacttgtgcttgtaagtagcgtataataaattattttgactagttttttggggggggatggagcacatctatatatatagttttcacaTATTTctagttttctttaatttttatgcaattttacctatttataaatatttactataattatattattttataaaatattaaaaattaaatacccatgGGGCTTACGCCCTGTGCCTAGGGGCTTACGCCttgctgaggcatatgtaaaacatctcgccttacgcccacgccttttaaaacactgaccGGGAGGTCCTTGTATTTTACCTCTGGGTTGTCACTCGTCATGATGAGTTCAAGATTCATCCGAATTTGGAAGATGCATGTGAGCATTAATGGCGGATTTCAACTAAATAAGGCGTGATGAAGAGGTTCTGTGACTTTCACATTTGAAGCTAGGGGTTTcaaattttgagattttaaagTGAATGATGAGATTAGGAATAGTTTAAATTAGATTCTCGACTAACATGATGATGGTGCTCTCATAGTTTTCTTACAGTGGTTTGGTACAAATTTTTGCTAAGTTTAGAGATGACAGAGGTTGAAGAGGACGAAGGGAATAAGAGCAAAAGGGTAATGAGGCAGCATGAAAATGAGTGAGTGATTAGGATTTGGGGGCTCTAGTATATTTAAAGTGAGAGAATGAACATGGACCGTTGGATGAAATGGATCAACAACTATAAATTTTTGCactcaaaataaaagaaattcaACTACGGGGAATAAAACAGGGGGCGTTGGATCATTTTGATCCAACTGTTGTGATTAAAACTGGAAGAATTAAAATTAAAAGGGAAAGACACAATTAATATGGACCGCTTATAAATGTGATCAATGGTCCATATGGAGCGTGTTTGTTTTTAGGGGTTTTGGGATGCTGACATGGCAGAATGGGATTGGTGGAGGGGGTGCGACATGGATTGCCAAGTAGGAAAGGGTGGCTTTGGGCCTAGACGGGTTAAGCATTTTTGGGCCAATTTTATTGGGGTTTTGAAAGAAAAGGCTAAAAATGTATTGAACTTATGGCCATTTTAATTAGAATTCACTTAATTGGAAGTATAGCATGTTTAAGTCTTGATCTCTTTTATCATAATTAAATTAACTAACCTTCTTAAATCCCAATAAAATACAATAAAGTATAATTAACGgatatattattaataaattattgatcacttgcacaagcatacacgtaattaatcacccatatcggtttaagaagatgaatcatgATGTTCATTGAAcatttacatgtattctcgtTTACCTTCCTTATATGTGAGAGTTGTacttttggcacgtgagttgtccgtgcagttatgatttATGGTTagtgttagcacgtgagttgtccgtgcagttatgagtcattgttattgttggcacgtgagttgtccgtgcatatatGAGGTATTGTCACTTccttagcacatgagttgtccatttAGATATGAGGTACTAATGGTATTGACACGTAGGTTGTTCGTGTagcgtgtgagttgtccgtgcaattatGAATATTAATGTAGGCACAAgaatgccaagtgattagggttcgtgaATTGGGACCCATGATTTTTTATTATGAGGTGTAGTACCTCCGGAAAaatcttgaataaatcttgtgtgaaagcgATTATTCTTATTGCattgttacttgttttcctttacttGATTTCACTAGACTTAAACTGTGTTCAACTTACTTTACGGCATTATCACCTGTTGTGCtttgttgctaattgttgcttctagtTTTCTATTGCAAGTATTGGTTGGTAttttaccatgcttagctttatattgatattgttccctgttagtttcacattcaCACTTGTAAATGTTATTAAGTCTAGTAGGTGTGTTGACtatccctcatcactactccaccgaggttagtcttgatacttactaggtaccgctgtggtgtactcatgttacgctttctgcatatttttgtgcagatccaagtacttcggagtgttgatcattagctagctgattgggcattgctgtggagactcaaggtatacctgccatctCGTTCGCAGGCATCAGACTCACCTTCTTAAGTTTATTTTGTACAGTTTATTTCTATTCTGGAATAGTTGTACTTAGAAATTTTCTAgagaactcagtagagcttatgacctgtactaccagttttgggatattgtatcatGTTGGGATGGTTGGCTTTATATAGAAATATGTTGATTATGTTTAATAGTTGTTTTGGTTAAATCCTGtcatttaattcagtaagtgttaagcttacctagtcttagagactaggtgtcatcacgacatcctacgaagggaaattggggtcgtgacacagatAGATTGTCCTTTTGCATGGTGTGCATATTTCTATCATCTTGGATcgtggcactcagtttacatcacacTTTTGGAGAGATATTCCCCTTGAGTTGGGCATGTAGGTGGAGCTGAGTATTGCATTTAACCCACGAACGTATGGGAAGTACGAGCGGACCATTCAGATGCTTAAGGATATGTTGAGAA
The DNA window shown above is from Nicotiana tomentosiformis chromosome 8, ASM39032v3, whole genome shotgun sequence and carries:
- the LOC138897398 gene encoding uncharacterized protein; translation: MDPLKYIFQKPMPTEKLVKWQILLSEFDIIYVTQKAVKGQALADHLADNHVGGEYEPLKTYFPDEEVSFVGEDITETYDGWRIFFDGAANFKGVGTRAVLVSEIGQHYPVSAKLRFSCTNNIAEYEACILGLKLAIDMNIQELLVIGDSNLLVHQVLGEWATKNTKILSYLYYVQELKKRFTNIEFKHVPRIQNEFVDALATLLCSC